GCCAATTATAAAGTTCGTATGGAACAACTTTGGCAGCACAGTGAGCAAAGTGCTCATGCCCGTTTAATGGCGTTGTGGCAGGCGTGGATTGATGATCCCGTATATGGCAGCTGGGCTGAAAACTGCTTGATTGTGAAATTGGCGGCAGAGGTTTCTGATTTGTCGGAAGATATGCGCCAAATTCTCAATGACGGTGTGTGCAAATTAACGCAGCGTCTGGCTTTGCTACTCAAAGAAGGACAACAAGAAGGGTCAATTCCAAAACATATTGAACCTTTGAAAACTGCGCAAGTCATGTATCAGTTGTGGTTGGGTGCAGCTTTACTCACAAAATTATCGCAAGACAAAGTACATCTACATCTAGCTTTAGAAACGACCCAACAACTCTTAAAACCGATAGAGGAATAAAGAATGCGAAGTATTATCCATGGTAATTTTGGCGAACCTGTAGACGTTTTAGAGCAGACGGATATGCCAAAGCCAGAACCAAAAGCAGGCGAAGTGCGTATTAAAACCATTATGTCTCCAATTCATAATCATGATGTATGGACAGTACGTGGAAGCTATGGCTACAAGCCAACTTTACCTGCGATTGGTGGTAGTGAAGCCGTTGGTATTATTGATGCGCTCGGTGAAGGCGTTACTCATGTACAGGTAGGGCAACGTATCGCAGTTGCATCTGTGCATGGCAGTTGGGCTGAATATTTTATTGCACCAGCGCAAGGGCTTATTCCACTCAATAATGAAATTGATGATGAAACAGCAGCGCAACTGATTGGTATGCCAATTAGTGCTCTCATGTTATTGGACTTTGTAAATATTCAACAGGGTCAATGGCTCATTCAAAACACGGCAAATGGTGCAGTCGGTAAAACAGTTGCGATGATTGCACAGGCACGGGGTTTACCTGTGATTAATCTAGTTCGTCGTACTGATGCAATTGCTGAAATGCAAGCATTAGGTATTCAACATGTTGTTGCGACTGATCAACCAAATTGGAAAGAGCAAGTTAAACAGATTCATGGCGACCAACCTCTCATTGCTGGTGTGGACTCGATTGGTGGCAGCGCAAGTGGTGAAATGCTGAATTTACTTAGTGAAAATAGCCTATTGGTTTCGTTTGGCAGTATGACTGGTGAAACCATGCAAATTTCATCGGGCGATCTAATTTTCAAACAAGCAACAGTAAAAGGTTTCTGGGCGAGTGTGGTCAACAAAGAAATGCCAGCAGCTCGTAAAAAGGAACTAATTGTTGAGTTATTAACGTTAGCAACTCAGAAAAAATTAATCCTTCCTGTAGAAGGTGTGTTTAGTTTTGATGAGATTAAAACAGCAGCCCAAAGAGCAACACAAGGTGCTCGCCAAGGCAAAGTGTTGTTAAAACCGTAAAACACTAAAAGATCAGTCGAGAGACTGATCTTTTTTCATATCTTTAAAATAAAAAGGAAAATTGTATGATCGGACAAATATTCATTGCGCTTATTGCCATATTACATGTCTACATTTTGGTGTTAGAGATGTTTTTGTGGGACAAGCCTTATGGCATGAAAGCATTTGGAAATAATGCAGAGAAAGCAAAACTCACCAAAGTGATGGCACAAAACCAAGGTCTTTATAATGGCTTTTTAGCAGCGGGTTTATTTTGGTCTTTATTGGCTGATGCACCATTTGCCACATCAATTGCCAACTTCTTTTTAGGCTGTGTACTCATTGCAGGTATTTATGGCGGTCTGACTGCTAGTAAAAAGATTATTTATATTCAGGCAGTTCCCGCTTTAATTGCTTTAGTCGCTGTTAATTTTCTCTGAAAAGCGCAAAATACAGCGTTTTGAGTTGGAATGATCAGGTAGGATCAGCGCATGTGGGCGTTATTTTTTAAATGTATGTTGGGGGCAGGTGTTGTCCTCATTATTTCGATTTTATCGAAAAGTAAGGCATTTTATATTGCAGGTTTGGTTCCGCTTTTTCCTACCTTTGCTTTGATTGCTCATGTGATTGTTTTTCAGCAAAAAGGGGCCGAGGCATTACAGAAAACGGCTTTGTTTGGTCTATGGTCACTTATTCCCTATGCCATTTATTTAGTGGCCGTCTATGTGCTGGCAACGCGTTTGTCGATGTGGTCTTGCCTAGGATTAGCAACCCTATGTTGGGTGGTCGCTGCGGCAGGTTTAATTTATGGCTGGCAGCTATTTCAGCATTAAAAGATTAAGAGAGACCCCTTAATCTTTTAAATTGCATTATTTTTTTATGACTGCTCAATAACACGGGTTTGGAGCATACTTTCAACTAAATTAATCATCTTTTGGCGAGAAAGAATTCTAGGCAATTGAGATGTCAAATAGTTGCTACATCCAACCACAACTGTTGCTTTATTCTTATCTAATGCTCTAACCGTTGCAGATACAACATCCTCAACTGTAGAGCTTTTCATGCCGCTGGTGTCAGCATTTGCGACCTGAGTAAAATTGGTTTCGGTATTGCCCGGACAAACTGCCAGAAATTTAACTCCTGAAGAGCTATATTCTCCTGCAAGCGCTTCAGTAAACTGCAATACGTACGATTTACTAGCACCATAAACAGTAATATAGGGTAACGGCTGGAACGCACCTGTCGATGAAATATTAATCATGATGCCTTTTTTGTTCGCAAGCATGTGGGGCAAAAATAAATAACACAAAGAGGTTACGCTGTTGATATTAAGCGTGATCATTTCTTGATAGGTAGATACAGATTGATCTAAAAATTTAGTCCATTTTCCAAATCCTGCGTTGTTAATTAAAATCTCTACCGATAATTTTCTCGCTTGTACTTCATCAAATAAGTTTTGAGCTGAATTCGCTTGAGCTAAATCTAAAACGATAACCTCAACATTTACGTTATATTTTTTTCTAAGTTCATCGGCTAAATCATTTAGTTTTTGCTCAGAGCGTGCTGTTAAAATTAAATGAATTCCTAAAGATGCAAATTCTTGAGCATAGGCCTTGCCTATTCCTGAAGATGCACCTGTAATTAATGCTGTTGAATTTTTAAATGTAGAAAGATGAGCGCTCATTTTATTTATCCGTAATAAACGAAGTCATTACGATAAACCTTTACCCTAAGGGCAGAGTCAAGCACTAATTTTGAAAGCTATTTCAAATTTTAATGAGCTGTTTTAAGCCGAAATCTTATTGGTAATATAAGTTTGAATAATCTCATCTTCCAGTTCTTTTAAATCTTCTTGTAAACGGTTTAACGCTTTTTTTTGCTCAATAATTTGTTGATTCTTTTTTTGAATAAGTTGCTGTGCAATTTCTACAGGAAAGCGATTATTTTTATATTTTAAAGCTGACAGGTCATAAAGCTCGGAAAGGCTAAACCCAACAGCTTGTGCAAGGCGGATCATCTTAACTGATTTGACATCAATCTCTTCATAAATACGATAATTGCCTTTTCTTTTTGCTACAGGGAGTAAGCCTAATTTTTCATAATGCCGAATGGCTTTAGGAGTGGCTCCAGTTAAAGATGCTAATTCGCCGATATACATATCTATCTCGCATTTTATTAAAAACGGTCAGCGTATTGAACGATCTGACCGATTCTTTTGAAGTTTTAAATAGGATCTAAACCTAACCATTGTCTTTGGTGGTAGGCGCTATCCCAAAATAACCATTCAAGTTTTGCGCCCATGGTGTACGCAGCATGCATTTTTTCTAAAGTGTCTGCGTCACAACGTGCGGCAACCTTGTCTACTGTCGCAATCACATTACGCACGGCTATATGGAACTCTTCACCTGCATAGGTATCAATCCATGCTTGGTAAGGGTTATTAGCAATTGATTTGTCTACAATATCTTTACCGACTTCAGCATAGATCCAGAAGCAAGGTAATAGTGCAGCGAGTACGACAGGGTAGCTTTCAGACCAAGCTGTTGCTGTTAAAAATGAAGTGTAATGGTGGCCTGCCAAGGTCAAAGGCGTATTTTTAAATTCTTCTTTAGTTACCCCAAAGTTTTTCATGAAGTCATCATGCAAACTACGCTCCACCACAATCGCAATTTTAGCGGCATCTGAAAATTGCATAATATCGTCAGCCTCGAACGCTTTTGCTGCCGCAACAGCAAGTACGCGACCATAAGCCACTAAATATTGGGCATCTTGAATGACATAATGACAAAAAGCTTCTTTATCTAAAGTACCGTTAGCAAGTTCTTGATTAAAAGGTAGGTCGAGAATTTTTTGATATAAATTTAAATTACGTTGCCAAAGTTCTTGAGAAAAAAGCATAAAAATATTCCATTTAAAATAAGACAGCTGAACTGGATTTTAAATCAATTTTAAAATACAAAAATAATAATGATAGATATATCGCAAGAAAATATTTAATACGATTAATAAGTTAATTAAAAATTATAAATTTCTTTATTAAACATAGAGATAAAGTAACGGGAATAACGGCACAAAACAACATCGTTTTGTGGTTAATTATCGATATAATAGCCGCGGTTTTAAGAAAGATTAAATTTAGTTCTTGGTATAGGTCTGATCCATGAAGCATTTCCGATTTTCGATATTTTTTACGGTGGTGTGTTTAGCACTATCCGCGTATTGGGGTTTTACCCATGGACCTGAAGCTGGCGTGTCTACCATGCTCAAAGCTTTAACAATTACAGCCATTTTAGCTGTAATGGAGGTCTCTTTATCTTTTGACAATGCTGTCGTGAATGCATCGGTTCTACGTAATTGGGATCCGTTCTGGAAAATGATCTTTTTAACGGTAGGTATTTTAATCGCCGTTTTTGGTATGCGTCTGATTTTCCCTGTCGTGATTGTTGCTGTAACCGCTGATATGGGAGTTATTGAAGTGGCGAAATTGGCACTCAATGATCCCAAAACTTATTCTGAGCGCTTAATGGCACACCACGCTGAAATTTCAGCTTTTGGTGGAACATTCCTATTATTGGTTTTCTTAAACTTCTTCTTTGATGATGAAAAAGAAACCCATTGGTTTAGATGGCTTGAATCTAAACTTTCAAGTTTAGCTAGCGTACCTGCAATGTCTGTATTTCTTGCTTTGATTGCTTTAATTGTGATGGCTGGTTATGTAGATGACCACCAACGTTTAGCAGTGACCATGGCCGGTATTTGGGGCATTGTGGTTTATATTGGCGTTGAAGTTTTAAGTCATTTGTTAGGTGGTGAACCTGAAATTGATGAAAATGGTAATGCTGTATTACAAGATGGCTCGGGTGCTGCATCAGGTGTAGTTAAAGCTGGTTTAGGTGGTTTCTTATATCTTGAAGTATTAGATGCATCATTTAGTTTTGATGGTGTGATTGGTGCATTTGCAATTACTAGCGACGTTGTTGTGATTATGCTAGGTCTTGCAATCGGTGCTATTTTTGTCCGTTCAATGACAGTTTACCTTGTTGAAAAAGGCACGCTAGATGCTTACGTGTTCTTGGAACATGGTGCGCATTATGCGATTGGTGCTTTAGCATTCATTATGATTGCAAGTGGTACAGGCGTACATGTACCTGAAGTTGTGACAGGTTTAATTGGTGTGGCGTTTATTGTGTGGGCTATTATTGCTTCAATTCAATATTCGAAGCGCGAGCAACAGTCGCCTTAAGCTAATTTTCAGTAAAGTTGTTTAGAATAAAGAGGCTAAATGCCTCTTTATTTTTTTAAGCTGAAATCGTTAATTTAAATAAGGTGTCCCGTATTTTTAGAAACGAATCGGCTTATAATTTGCCTAGTTTGATAAACGTGTATTGATATGATGAATGCTTTGGAACGTCGCTCAACTTTTGCCTTAAGTAGTATTTTTGCGCTACGCATGTTGGGTTTGTTCATGATTATTCCTGTCTTTTCTGTAGTCGGGCAGTCATATCAATATGCAACTCCAGCACTCATTGGTTTGGCTGTAGGTGTCTATGGTTTAAGTCAGGCTATTTTGCAAATTCCATTTAGCTTACTGGCTGACCGTTTTAGCCGTAAACCTTTGGTGGTGCTTGGCTTATTGCTCTTTGCTATTGGCGGTGCAATTGCTGGGTTATCTGATACGATTTATGGCGTGATTATTGGCCGTGCCATAGCAGGTGCAGGTGCAGTTTCAGCAGTCGTGATGGCACTTTTAGCCGATGTGACACGTGAAGAACAGCGTACTAAAGCCATGGCTGCGATGGGCATGAGTATTGGTCTGTCTTTTGTGGTGGCGTTCAGCCTTGGGCCTTGGCTCACAAGTCTTGTCGGCATTTCTGGTTTGTTCTTTGTCACGACCATTATGGGTTTAATCGCGATTTTGATGTTATTGCTTGTACCTAAAGTAACTCGTCATCATCGTAATTATCAGCAAGGCTACATAGCGCAGCTTAAGCAAGTCATTCAAATGGGTGATTTAAACCGTTTACATGTTTCGGTTTTTGCATTGCATTTATTGCTTACCGCCATGTTTATTTATGTGCCTTCACAGCTTATCGAGTTTGCCCATATTCCTCTAGCCAGTCATGGTTTGGTGTATCTGCCGCTACTAGTAATTAGTCTGTTTTTTGCATTTCCAAGCATTATCGTGGCTGAAAAATATCGCAAAATGCGAGGCATTTTCTTAACGGCAATTACAGGCATTATTGCAGGTTTGTTGCTGCTTATATTTGGTTATCAATCAAAATATGTATTACTCGCAGGCCTAGGTATTTTCTTCATTGCCTTTAATGTGATGGAAGCTTTATTGCCATCGTGGTTATCAAAATGTGCGCCAATCCAGTCAAAAGCAACTGCTATGGGTGTAAATGCCAGTAGTCAGTTTTTAGGTGCTTTCTTTGGTGGCACACTAGGTGGTCAATTATTGATGTTACATAATACTGCGATTGGATGGAGTGTCTTAACAGGGATTGCTATAATATGGCTGCTAATTAGTTTTGGTTTAGCTCAGCCGCGGTATTTGTCATCGATTGTGTTGCCATTGCCGCAAGTGCAGCAGGTGAATGAGTGGACCACACAGCTATTGGCAATTCGTGGTATAGAAGAAGTTGTGGTGATGCCTGACCAGCAAGTTGCTTATATTAAAGTCGATAAACAGACTCTTGATGAGGCTGCGCGACGTGATTTAACGCAGTTGTTCGGTAAAGAGGTAGCCATTTAAGCATAACTCTTATAAAGTAAAACATAGAAATGAATAGGATGAAGACAGCTAATGCGTGGTGTAAATAAGGTTATTTTGGTTGGTACTTTGGGTCGTGATCCTGAAACAAAAACTTTTCCAAATGGGGGCTCGCTGACTCAATTTTCAATCGCGACAAGTGAAGCTTGGACCGATAAAACTTCAGGTGAGCGTAAAGAACAAACTGAATGGCACCGTATTGTTTTGCATAACCGTTTAGGGGAAATTGCTCAGCAGTTCTTACGTAAAGGTTCTAAGGTTTATATTGAAGGTTCATTACGCACGCGTCAGTGGACTGATCAAAATGGCCAAGAGCGCTATACAACAGAAATTCGTGGCGAACAGATGCAAATGTTAGATGGTCGTCAACAAGGTGAACAAGGTTTCGCTGGCGGTAATGATTT
This region of Acinetobacter sp. XS-4 genomic DNA includes:
- a CDS encoding SDR family oxidoreductase, which produces MSAHLSTFKNSTALITGASSGIGKAYAQEFASLGIHLILTARSEQKLNDLADELRKKYNVNVEVIVLDLAQANSAQNLFDEVQARKLSVEILINNAGFGKWTKFLDQSVSTYQEMITLNINSVTSLCYLFLPHMLANKKGIMINISSTGAFQPLPYITVYGASKSYVLQFTEALAGEYSSSGVKFLAVCPGNTETNFTQVANADTSGMKSSTVEDVVSATVRALDKNKATVVVGCSNYLTSQLPRILSRQKMINLVESMLQTRVIEQS
- the ssb gene encoding single-stranded DNA-binding protein, yielding MRGVNKVILVGTLGRDPETKTFPNGGSLTQFSIATSEAWTDKTSGERKEQTEWHRIVLHNRLGEIAQQFLRKGSKVYIEGSLRTRQWTDQNGQERYTTEIRGEQMQMLDGRQQGEQGFAGGNDFNQPRFNAPQQGGNGYQNNNNQGGGYNQNSGGGYGSNPAGFGNGGNSPQGGGFAPKAPQQPGSAPADLDDDLPF
- a CDS encoding GlpM family protein — encoded protein: MWALFFKCMLGAGVVLIISILSKSKAFYIAGLVPLFPTFALIAHVIVFQQKGAEALQKTALFGLWSLIPYAIYLVAVYVLATRLSMWSCLGLATLCWVVAAAGLIYGWQLFQH
- a CDS encoding DUF1304 domain-containing protein → MIGQIFIALIAILHVYILVLEMFLWDKPYGMKAFGNNAEKAKLTKVMAQNQGLYNGFLAAGLFWSLLADAPFATSIANFFLGCVLIAGIYGGLTASKKIIYIQAVPALIALVAVNFL
- a CDS encoding zinc-binding dehydrogenase yields the protein MRSIIHGNFGEPVDVLEQTDMPKPEPKAGEVRIKTIMSPIHNHDVWTVRGSYGYKPTLPAIGGSEAVGIIDALGEGVTHVQVGQRIAVASVHGSWAEYFIAPAQGLIPLNNEIDDETAAQLIGMPISALMLLDFVNIQQGQWLIQNTANGAVGKTVAMIAQARGLPVINLVRRTDAIAEMQALGIQHVVATDQPNWKEQVKQIHGDQPLIAGVDSIGGSASGEMLNLLSENSLLVSFGSMTGETMQISSGDLIFKQATVKGFWASVVNKEMPAARKKELIVELLTLATQKKLILPVEGVFSFDEIKTAAQRATQGARQGKVLLKP
- a CDS encoding MerR family transcriptional regulator; the protein is MYIGELASLTGATPKAIRHYEKLGLLPVAKRKGNYRIYEEIDVKSVKMIRLAQAVGFSLSELYDLSALKYKNNRFPVEIAQQLIQKKNQQIIEQKKALNRLQEDLKELEDEIIQTYITNKISA
- a CDS encoding MFS transporter; the protein is MMNALERRSTFALSSIFALRMLGLFMIIPVFSVVGQSYQYATPALIGLAVGVYGLSQAILQIPFSLLADRFSRKPLVVLGLLLFAIGGAIAGLSDTIYGVIIGRAIAGAGAVSAVVMALLADVTREEQRTKAMAAMGMSIGLSFVVAFSLGPWLTSLVGISGLFFVTTIMGLIAILMLLLVPKVTRHHRNYQQGYIAQLKQVIQMGDLNRLHVSVFALHLLLTAMFIYVPSQLIEFAHIPLASHGLVYLPLLVISLFFAFPSIIVAEKYRKMRGIFLTAITGIIAGLLLLIFGYQSKYVLLAGLGIFFIAFNVMEALLPSWLSKCAPIQSKATAMGVNASSQFLGAFFGGTLGGQLLMLHNTAIGWSVLTGIAIIWLLISFGLAQPRYLSSIVLPLPQVQQVNEWTTQLLAIRGIEEVVVMPDQQVAYIKVDKQTLDEAARRDLTQLFGKEVAI
- the tenA gene encoding thiaminase II, which produces MLFSQELWQRNLNLYQKILDLPFNQELANGTLDKEAFCHYVIQDAQYLVAYGRVLAVAAAKAFEADDIMQFSDAAKIAIVVERSLHDDFMKNFGVTKEEFKNTPLTLAGHHYTSFLTATAWSESYPVVLAALLPCFWIYAEVGKDIVDKSIANNPYQAWIDTYAGEEFHIAVRNVIATVDKVAARCDADTLEKMHAAYTMGAKLEWLFWDSAYHQRQWLGLDPI
- a CDS encoding TetR/AcrR family transcriptional regulator; protein product: MKRLNKSETTRQHILDTSFELVLHKGFVGVGLQEILKTCDVPKGSFYHYFASKEAFGCALLEQYMANYKVRMEQLWQHSEQSAHARLMALWQAWIDDPVYGSWAENCLIVKLAAEVSDLSEDMRQILNDGVCKLTQRLALLLKEGQQEGSIPKHIEPLKTAQVMYQLWLGAALLTKLSQDKVHLHLALETTQQLLKPIEE
- a CDS encoding DUF475 domain-containing protein; this encodes MKHFRFSIFFTVVCLALSAYWGFTHGPEAGVSTMLKALTITAILAVMEVSLSFDNAVVNASVLRNWDPFWKMIFLTVGILIAVFGMRLIFPVVIVAVTADMGVIEVAKLALNDPKTYSERLMAHHAEISAFGGTFLLLVFLNFFFDDEKETHWFRWLESKLSSLASVPAMSVFLALIALIVMAGYVDDHQRLAVTMAGIWGIVVYIGVEVLSHLLGGEPEIDENGNAVLQDGSGAASGVVKAGLGGFLYLEVLDASFSFDGVIGAFAITSDVVVIMLGLAIGAIFVRSMTVYLVEKGTLDAYVFLEHGAHYAIGALAFIMIASGTGVHVPEVVTGLIGVAFIVWAIIASIQYSKREQQSP